A genomic region of Rhipicephalus sanguineus isolate Rsan-2018 chromosome 1, BIME_Rsan_1.4, whole genome shotgun sequence contains the following coding sequences:
- the LOC119379632 gene encoding uncharacterized protein LOC119379632 codes for MAATRAPTDGPPRAAQTHVKLPKLELQRFSGASTEWQSFWEQFERAVHENDTLSDSEKFLYLRASLSGKAASAIDGVQVTGANYNTAIELLKERFGRRDVLIQEHLTQLLELPPVRNENEVIGLRRLYDHLQRNIAALAALGVKTEGYGALLCSALLRMLPSELVVNYHRGLSADSKEEGIGIESLRAFLKTEVESREKALQTGHSEVKGSSSKHRDKEKSKTSKGSAASLFSAGKSKQIDSCAFCDAKNHTTHECQEQMSLDEKKKRLTAAGRCFRCGVKGHMSKQCRNKRLSCKHCGRRHLSQMCDPTWRQPENTAAELHSSAEQKSKNVPTVLLQTAQVWAEGRGRALTRLLFDGGSQRSFVTKKLSRELQLEVIGEEDITIYPFGGAGNIIKEKRRRVKLWLRSQYDRNDHFIEALEIPEICSYQLRVPENIMQELQAEIDELADVTVAPAHLTRSGIDILIGADYYWSLVYGDFKKLQGTLVALKTKFGWTLQGAIPCSSSAACCSTAAVLRAGVSDTTSLTNELKSFWELESIAITDSCAQTNEKSQEIINTFSTSIKTTDKRYEVALPWKPLNIHLAHNKAIAQKRLTSLTKRLLKDNATLTEYDAAIRQYLEQGFAERLPPEEINNDDNRVYYMPHRAVFRPDSLSTKIRVVFDASSSDTGCISLNEALEPGPNLNPDLLKVLINFRIHHIGLSADIEKAFLQIPQESGAFLPSDSCGMSTFPRSKTEIPS; via the coding sequence ATGGCCGCGACGCGGGCGCCGACCGACGGCCCTCCGAGGGCTGCGCAGACCCACGTTAAACTACCGAAGCTCGAGTTACAGCGATTTAGCGGCGCTTCCACGGAGTGGCAGTCCttctgggagcagtttgagaGGGCAGTGCACGAAAACGACACCCTCTCCGACTCTGAGAAGTTTCTGTACTTGCGGGCGTCACTTTCTGGTAAGGCTGCTTCGGCCATCGACGGCGTCCAGGTGACGGGAGCTAATTACAACACAGCCATCGAGCTCCTTAAAGAGCGCTTCGGTCGACGAGACGTGCTCATACAAGAACATCTAACTCAGTTGCTCGAGTTGCCACCAGTACGCAACGAGAATGAGGTTATCGGCCTACGTCGACTCTATGACCATCTGCAGCGCAACATAGCCGCTCTCGCAGCGCTCGGAGTCAAAACAGAGGGCTACGGTGCCCTGCTCTGCTCCGCACTCTTGCGAATGCTGCCATCGGAACTAGTAGTCAACTACCACAGAGGACTCTCCGCTGACAGCAAGGAAGAGGGGATTGGCATCGAGAGTTTACGAGCTTTTCTGAAGACCGAAGTGGAGAGCCGAGAGAAGGCACTGCAGACTGGCCATAGCGAAGTAAAAGGATCCAGCTCAAAACATcgagataaagaaaaaagcaaaacatcAAAAGGATCAGCGGCTTCGCTCTTCTCTGCGGGCAAATCGAAGCAGATTGATTCATGCGCATTTTGTGATGCAAAGAATCACACGACTCACGAGTGTCAGGAACAAATGTCACTCGATGAAAAGAAGAAACGACTCACTGCGGCTGGTCGCTGCTTCCGGTGCGGCGTAAAGGGACACATGTCGAAACAATGCCGCAACAAAAGGCTAAGTTGCAAGCACTGTGGCAGAAGACACCTGTCACAAATGTGTGACCCCACCTGGAGGCAACCTGAGAACACAGCCGCAGAGTTGCACTCTTCAGCGGAACAGAAGTCGAAAAATGTGCCTACCGTGCTGCTCCAAACGGCTCAAGTATGGGCAGAAGGACGAGGGAGAGCTCTGACGCGCCTCCTCTTCGACGGGGGTAGCCAACGAAGTTTTGTCACAAAGAAGCTTTCCCGCGAACTGCAGCTAGAGGTGATTGGTGAAGAGGACATCACAATCTACCCATTCGGAGGTGCAGGCAACATTATCAAAGAAAAACGCAGAAGAGTGAAACTTTGGCTAAGAAGTCAGTATGACCGCAACGATCACTTCATCGAGGCTCTCGAAATACCAGAAATCTGCTCTTATCAGCTGCGAGTACCTGAGAACATCATGCAAGAACTGCAAGCTGAAATAGATGAATTGGCAGATGTCACCGTTGCACCAGCCCACCTAACGAGAAGCGGCATTGACATCCTTATCGGTGCCGACTATTACTGGTCGTTGGTGTATGGTGACTTCAAAAAGCTGCAGGGCACACTTGTTGCACTGAAGACCAAATTTGGGTGGACGCTTCAAGGAGCTATTCCCTGCAGTAGCTCAGCTGCCTGCTGCTCAACCGCGGCCGTTCTTCGTGCTGGAGTGTCAGACACAACAAGTTTGACCAACGAGCTGAAATCATTCTGGGAGCTGGAGAGCATCGCAATTACTGACTCTTGTGCCCAAACGAACGAAAAAAGCCAGGAAATCATCAACACGTTCTCGACATCGATCAAGACAACAGACAAGCGCTATGAGGTGGCATTACCATGGAAACCTCTGAACATACATCTCGCTCACAACAAAGCGATCGCACAGAAGCGTTTGACAAGTCTCACGAAGAGGCTATTGAAAGATAACGCGACACTTACCGAGTATGACGCGGCTATCCGTCAGTACCTGGAGCAAGGGTTCGCCGAACGACTTCCACCGGaagaaatcaataacgacgacAACCGAGTGTACTACATGCCTCACCGCGCTGTCTTCAGACCTGATAGCCTTTCAACCAAGATTAGGGTCGTATTTGATGCATCTTCAAGCGACACAGGATGTATCTCCCTGAACGAAGCCCTGGAGCCAGGACCAAACTTGAACCCAGACTTGCTGAAGGTGCTAATTAACTTCAGAATTCACCACATCGGACTAAGTGCAGACATTGAGAAGGCATTCCTGCAAATTCCACAAGAATCGGGGGCATTCCTGCCCTCCGATTCTTGTGGTATGAGCACTTTCCCACGAAGCAAGACCGAGATCCCGTCATAG